A stretch of DNA from Hemitrygon akajei chromosome 4, sHemAka1.3, whole genome shotgun sequence:
GTTGGTGGGTGAAATTTatcagccttactacttggggaaagtaactgtgttgtgtctgttggtcctggcatggatgctacatagtttcctccctgatgggaatgggacagacagtccgtgagcagcatgggtgggatccttcatgatgttattgcccaatttccagcatttttatgtccttgatggtggataggctgctgctggtgatgcattgagtagttttgactacctgttataAAGCCTTATCTACCACATTGCAGCTTCCTGAAGTGATGCAGTTTGTTAGGTTTCTCAAAAAACAAAGCATGTTGGACTGATTGGCCACCTTCGGCCCCTTATTATTCTTTGAATCCAATATGAACTTTGGAAGTAACAATTACGTTCTCACAATAATGAGGTCCTTTTCTAAATGACAGAATTATTCACTGTGACACTTGCTTGAGGCTGCTTCATTTTACACTGTGACGTcgttaagatcataagacataggagcagaattaggccatttggctcatccagTCTGattatggctaatttattattcccTCTCATCAACTTGCTATTTCTTTGCTTGAAAGCAAAAGATTGCCTTTTGATGTTTGAAATAATGTGCAATATTATAACCTTGCTAGATCTGTGATTTTGTTATAGCACAAGAATAACAGAGAAACATAAAATAAAGCCACCCTGTTgactgtcatagagtcatacaaaacaaaaaaaggcCCTTTAGCCTAACTGattcatgccaaccaagatgcccattaAAGCTAGTCCTGTTTACCcccatttggcccacatcccttgCATTAGTCCCATTTTTCTGTGTTGGGCTcgtatctatgtacctgtccaaccgCCTTCTGAAAGTGAGTGGCCGAAATGATTCAATTCAGCCAGAACTGCTAAAGAGGGTAGACATTTTTCTCTACATAGACTCTGCTTAATTATTGTCCCAGTTTGAGGGCAACTTAGTCTTAAAAGTAATAAACCTTTCAGAAATATCACTTGCAAATCTCTGTTCTCTCCACTCTTTGTATTCAGAAAGAAAAACTATTTGGGCCTATAAAACATTATAACTAGCAGTAGTTTTTTTGCTGCCAAAATTCAAGATATTTTATTGCCATTCGTCAGTTCACATGTTTAAAGGAGACAAGAGGGTGCTGGTGAACCACAGCAACATGCTGCAAGCAGCTCACAAAGCAACCAAATATACTTCTTCTGAACTActttcactgcaatctgcagtctgtaatttccctttaaataacatactgtggcgacccacttcctagcgcactcgaactggctcacaaatagccagcgcgcaggcacaaatgccaggtccgcaacaaagggaaaaagcctgcgggggtttgtgagtacgtgtcccttacagcatccgcgtccggggagggcgggatgagggaggctttaaagcaagactatgaagttcgaataaaatcttctttaattgcagtttaccgactccgtttcgttattttagcgctgtgtgtagcacaccgctacaattggtgaccccgacggtccaaacgatttttggaccggagCTGACCgatgccgcatctgttcatgcggtttcgttgaaactgccaagcttctggacgctgcgacctcacctatggttccagcaagcagaagcccaattccacattcggcagataacctcagaggacacacattactactacgtggtgagctccctcgaccaggacacagcggcccaggttgcggagttcgtacagtctcccccagcggacggcaagtacacggaattcaaagccctgctcctaaggactttcggactctcacggcgcgagcgggctgcccgcttactgcacctggatgggttgggagacagacctccatcggctttaatgaatgagatgttgccTTTGGCcagcggacacacaccctgcctcatatttgagcaggcattcctggagcagctgcccgaggacgtatgcctgctgctgtccgacgcggatttcagtgagccccggaaggtggcaacccgggcggacttgctgtggaacgccaagaaggtgagtggggcgtccatcgcacagatcaccaggccacgctcccagcagcgaaccagtccaggcccggccgcagagcctgctaaccccagaggcagggatgggaagcccaacgaacactggtgtttctaccaccagcggtggggcgcagaatcccgccattgtcgcccgccctgccagttcccgggaaacgccagggccagccgccgctgatggctacggcggctggccatcgggatagcctcctgtatgtgtgggaccagcggtcgggacgccgttttttggtcgacaccggtgccgagatcagcgtcttacctccgacgagttacgacacccgcagcagggcaccGGGTTCCCCCCTGAGGGCCATGAAcggcagcacggtaaggacctatggcacccgtacggtgcagctactgttcggctccagccagttcacgtgggacttcacactggccgccgtagcccaaccacttctgggcgcggattttttacgggctcacagcctgctggtcgacctgctgaggcagaggctggtccatgccgagacctttcagacgttctccctgggagaagcccagttgccagccccacaccttggctccatcacgctgtccgacaacgacttcaccagagtcctggcggatttcccatcggttctggcaccgcagttcatggcagccatgccccgacatggcgtacagcaccacatcctggcccagggaccacccctccacgcccgtgctcggtggcttcccccagacaagctccgactggcgaaggaggaattgggaatcatccggcggtccgacagcccatgggcctcccccctgcacatggtgcccaaagcgacagggggctggagaccgtgcggcaactaccgcaggctgaacgaggctacaactccagactgctaccctgtgccgcacatacaggactttgtagcaaacctgcacggcgctcggatcttctccaaggtagacctcatccaaGGATACcttcaaatcccgatgcatccggacgacgtccccaaaacggcactcatcaccccgttcggccttttcgagttcctccgcatgccgttcggcctgaagaatgccgcacagacgttccagcggttaatggacgcggtgggatgcgacctggacttcgcattcatctatttggacgacatcctcatatccagcagcagtcgtcaggagcatctgtcccacctccgtcaactctacaccCGACTGAGtaaatacggtctaacaatcaacccggccaaatgccagttcgggctcgacaccattgacttcctggaccACAGGATTACTAAGGACGGGGCAGCCCCtttgcccgctaaggtagatgcgatccgccattttccccgacccaccacaatcaaaggccttcaggagttcgtaggtatggtcaatttctaccaccgcttcctccgttcagctgcccgaatcatgcgccccctgttcgccctgctgtcgggtccgggcaaggacattacctgggacgaggagtccgccgccgctttcattcaaacgaaggaagccttggcgaacgccgcgatgctagtgcaccccagaatggacgtccctaccgccctcacagtggacgcatctaacacggcagtcggtggggtgctggaacaactcatcgaggggcgctggcaacccctggcgtttttcagcaaacacctgcagccacccgagctcaaatacagtgctttggaccgggaactgttggcgctatacctggcaatccggcatttcaggtacttcttagaaggtaggcccttcaccgcgttcacggatcacaagccgcttacctttacgttcacgaaggtgtccgatccctggtcgtcctgcCAGCAGCGTCATCTGTCCTAATCTCTGAATAcatgacggatgtccggcatgtctcggctAAGGACAGTGTCGTGGCGGAcgtgctctctcgccctaacattcatgccctttcccaaggggtagactttgaggcgctggcagaggcgcagcaggcagacgaggagatccctagttacagaaccgcagtctccggtttgcagctccaggacctccccataggcccaggtgagaggacactactctgtgacgtcgccactggccagccccgtcccgtcgtcccggcaaactggcggcgccatgttttcgactccattcataacttagtgcacccctccatcaggacaactgtccggatggtctccagcaggttcgtttggcacggactctgcaagcaggtcagtgaatgggccagaacgtgcatgcactgccagacggccaaagTACAGcgacacaccaaagctctgccgcagcagttccaccccacccaccggcgtttcgaccacattcatgtggatatcgtgggccccctgccagtgtcgcgcggagcgcggcacctcctgactatcgtggaccggttcacaagatggccagaggcgatcctgcTCACGGACACTACCTccaaatcttgcgcccgggcactgatcgccacctgggtgtcccgctttggtgtaccggcccacattacctccgacagaggcgcccagttcacctccagcctgtggtcagcaaTGGCCAgtcttttggggacacagctgcaccacaccactgcctaccacccacagtcgaacggactagtggagcgtttccaccgtcacctgaagtcggctctcatggcccgcctgcgaggagctaactgggcggacaagcttccctgggtcctactcggcatccgcacggtgcccaaagacgatctgcacgcttcgtcggccgggTTGGTGTACGGCgtacccctggtcgtccccggggagttcataccagccccaagggggcaagaggaagaacccgcagcagttctgggcagactacgcgagaggctcggtgacctgtcccccatacccacttcgcagcatgggcagaacccgacctgcgtacccaaagacctgcagaactgtaagtttgtgtttgtatgacggggcgggcatcggccaccgctgcaacggccctacgaggggccgttgacggtgctcaggaacaacgggtccatgctcgtgctggacattggggggagagaggaggttttcacggtggaccgactcaaaccggcccatgtggacctggcgcaaccggttgagtttccggcaccgcggcgcagaggccgacctcccaaacagggtccggcccagactgtggacattgggggggtgtatcgccggttctgggggggttggttatgtggtgacccacttcctagcgcactcgaaccgtctcacaaatagccagcgcacaggcacaaaggccaggtccgcaacaaagggaaaagcctgcgggggtttgtgagtacgtgtctcttggaccatccgcacccggggagggcgggatgagggaggctttaaagcaaggctgtgaagttcaaataaaatcatctttaattgcagtttaccaactccgtgtcgttattttagcgctgcgtgtagcacaccgctacaatacgtTAGAACTGCCTTAATGAACTAGTGATTTCATGAACTTCTGAAGAATGCAGTGGACTTAACTCTCAAGCCTGCAAGTATGGCACCTTTAAGTAGACAAAGGTACATCACCATAGCCAGAAGGGAGGAAGGAGGGGAGGACTGAAATGCCAAGGAATGAAATGTCGTCTACCCAACATCTTGTTAGTAAATGTATTATCGTTGGAGAACAAGactgagggcaagattgctgcaTCAGAGGGTAATGAGGAATTGAGGAGTTGTGCTTCATGGATGCATAGCTTACTCTGGACACACCAGATACATTGACAAGATCGGAGGGTTGCTCGATACACCAAATGTACAGTactgctgattcagagaaggcaaaaggtaggggtctgtgtttcatgataaactctttgtgACATTTGGATGCAGCAGTCTTGTCGCACTCTTGTTCCCCTGACCTGGACCATCTCATGGTTAAGTGCCAACCATTCTACTACCCAAGAGAGTTCTTCTCCGTTATCCTTACTGAAGCTTACATACCACTAAAAGCTGATGTTAAGCAGGCACCGAGGTATAGACTGTCACAGTCAGCAAACAAGAAACAACCTACCCTGATGTCTTTCAAATCATTGTTGAGGTCTTCactcaggcttgtttgaagaaatctctgcccaattatcatcaccATATCACTTGCAGCACCAGGGGACCCAACATTCTCGACCACTATTACACTACAgttaggaatgcctaccattccatgcctaGACCACATTTAGTGAAATCTGATCACTTAGCTGGCCCTCTCCCACCTGCATACAGGGGGAGGTTAAAGAGaaaggctccagagataaggacaagagAGGTGTCACAGAGGGCAGAGAAGTGGCTGTCGGATTGCTTTGAGTTGATGTACTGGCCATgatcaaggactcatcagaggatcgaAACAAATACACCACAGCTGTCACGGACTTTATAAAAAGTTGTAGTCAAGTGTGTTCCTAAAAAATCATACAGATTCTTCCgtaatcagaagccctggatgaaccatgagatctgcagtctgctgagggACAGATCAATGGCATTCAGATCAGGCAGCTAttaaatacaagaggtccaggtggATCTCTGGAAAGCGACCTCATGTgtaaagtggcaattctggaccaaattgAATCACTAAAGGAtgtttgacagctgtggcagggcttgaatgcaaagtgaaaccaagcgacaTAGATGACAACAAGGCTTCATTCTAAGATAAGTTGAATGCCTttcatgctcactttgaccataaaAACATGAAGGCACCTTCTTGGACTCCCACAGCTCCTGATGATGCTATGATTTCAGTCTTTGAGGCCAGCATGAGAGCATCCtataggagggtgaacccatggaaagcacctggcccagatggggtacctggccggaTACTAAAGACCATTGCTGATCAACTAGCAAGGGTGTTCACCGATGCCTTTAAtctctcgctttggcagtctgaggtactcacctgcttcaagcagcttTAATTATACTGGTGCTAAGAAGAATCTTGTAACCTGCCTTAAtcactattgtccagtagcatttgcatccattgtgatgaagtgctttgagaggttggacaTGAAGCATATCAtctcctgtctgagaagcaacttggatctgcttcaACTTGCTTACTgccacaacaggtcaatggcagatggcACTTTACTGGCTCTTAACTAATTCCTGAAACATAttcacagcaaagatgcatatttCATGATGCTCTTCCTTAACTACTCTTTGGCATTCAAtaatatcatcccctcaaaactaattaataagcttcaagaccttggcctcaaaacttccttgtgcaactagatcctcactttcctcacttacagatccCAGTCAGCTCCTCTGCTATCTCCATCAGCTTAGGTGGACCACCagtctgtgtgcttagccccctgctctacttactttacacttataactgtgaggttaagcacagctccaatgtcatatttaagtttgctgatggtgccactgtcattggccgaatcaaatgtggtgatgaatcagcatataggaggaagattcaAAATCTGGATGAGTGGGGCCACACCAACAACCTCTCTTTCAATGtaagcaagaccaagaagctgattattgacttgaggaggaggagactggaggtctatgagccagtcctcactgggggatcagaggtggacaggCTCCGCAGTCTTAAATTCCTCTGCGTTATCATCCTAGATCcaacatgtaagtgccattacaaagaaagcatggtgttgcctctatttccttagaagtttatgaagattaggcatgtcatctaaaactttgaaagacctctatagatgtgtgttggagagtatattgactggttgcatcatggcctggtatggaaacaccaatatggaaaagcctacaaaatgtagtggatacggcctaatccatcacgagtaaagttcttcctgccattgagtacatctacactgAGCACTGCTGCAGGAAATCAGCACCCACCTTCAAGGACCCGATTATCcagccatgctcccttctcactgctaccatcaagaaggtgcaggagactcaggacccacacaagcaaactcaggaacagttattactggtacttctcaaccatcaggctcttgaccagagggaataacttcacttacctcatcaCCGAACTCAACTgtacccacaacctatgggctcacttccaAGGATATTTTATCTCATAttctctgtttatttatttattcatacattcctttttttctctttcttgttGTAATTACACAGTTTTGTTATGTttcttttcacattggttgtttgtccgcctTGTTGGGAGAAGTCTTgtttattctattgtgtttcttctacTTACTGTGattggctgcaagaaaatgaatctcagggcattACGTGGTGAGATAAATGTTctgtgagaataaatttactttgaatgaaaTGACTCATTCCATtgactctggatccaatgcagcatataaaaacataataaacacaagaacacaataaatataaatacaaaaaatTAACTTAACACATAGACTGTATCTagataaagtgacactaggtacaaTGTTATATGTATGTAATGTGATTCTGACAGGCagtgataaagtagtgatggagGAGAGTAGTTGATCAACCTGACAGTTTGGGGGAAGTAATGACTTTAGTTAAAAATATTCAACTCTTGAAACTCTGGATTTTTAGAAATTATGTTCTACTTTTTAAAAATGACTATGGCTTATGTACACTTGTCGACTTTTTACCTGCTAACTTTGTATGTCATATAGTGTTTATATAACGGTTAAGCTGCAATTACATCCTCCCCTCAGTAGAGAATGTAATTGTACCTTCATTCTAGCTGTTGACATTGGAATTTATCATGGCAATTtatgataataaaataaaataggaaCTCAGTTGTTCCTCTACATCTCGGCaaaagtatcagaatcagaattaggctaTTATCATTGTCttatattttgtgaaatttgctgttttattGCATCAGTACAGTGCAGAGATAGAATTactatgattttttaaaaaatagtacaAAAAAGGAATAATAATTAGGTAGTGTCAatggaaatctgatggtagagggggaagaagctatttctaaaTTAttatcttcaggctgctgtaagTCTCTGTTATAGTAGTGACAAGATGAGCGTATGTCCTTGTTGATGAGACTCCCAAGTGATGGATGTCACTGAACTCAGCACCTGAAGATAAGTTAACCTTGCCTCCTTTTTGTGTTTAATAGAATGGTTTGGAATTTCTCAGGGCATCATGTTCCATCCCGAGCAAGGGCAGTTTGCATGTTCTGCTGTGACGTGGGGTTTcccttgggtgctctggtttataTTATACCAAAAATGTACTGATGGGTAGGTTAATTGCCAAAATTGTCCCTAGTGTGGGTAGATGGTTGGGGAGTAAGGAATATTTATTGGGCATCTGAGACTGGATTGATTAAAATAAATGGGGAATGGGACTAACACGATTATAGTcataatgggccaaatgaccttctgttttAGAAGAAAATTAATATAAGTAGAAATAGTAACAAACTTGATAAACCATTTTAAAATAAGTTTCTGACATTCCGCTAAATATCATTTCTTGGTTCAAAGGTCAGAAATGTCACCTACCTGAAGGCCTTTTGGAATGTTCTGAATGTTTACTTGGAGTGTAATACCAATTCAGACTGACTCCCTTCCATATCTGTGTTCATGTTCTCAGAGCCAATATCATGCTGAGTGGAAAGCTACCAACAAACATCTGGCTGACTCATTGTAccgctgtaatcaataaacaatgtCATTTACTGGAATGTTTGCAAAGCAGTTACTAATCAGTGGCATTTTGTTTTCCAAAATACCCTGTGTTTACAGTTCCACCCCATGGCAGAAACAATGAAACTTTGAGTACTGTTTATGTGGAAAACACCACCCCTGCAGTGACAATCAAAAGAACCACTGCGACCACACCAGTTGTTAACAGCAATCCAGAGGTCGAAACAGAAAGGGCAGTCCTGACCACAAACCCAACCACAGTTACAACAACGGCAACAACAATGGCAACAACAATGGCAATGACAACCACAACTTCAGCTGCAATCATAATCATACCCACTCCTGTGGACAACAGGATCCCGAGTGAGGTCCCACGGCAAAGAGGAGATGTTTTCAGTGAGTACCTGAGCTACTACAATTCTGTTCTGCCTTCCTGCTGATGTTACCTTAATGACCTGGGAATAGGAAAACTGTCCAATCAGTGACTGGAAGCAATGAAACAAAGCTTGGTGATGGGCAAACAGGGAACATGTGGGATATTTTCCCAAAGTCTACATGAATTAATTCCCTTTCCAACATTAATGCCTGTGCGTGAGTAAAGTTCATTAAAACTATAACATTCTGAATTCTACATTTTTCCCATACTACTACTAGCAGGTTGTCATTTTGAGTAGATGAACTAAGTTGTGTTATTGTTAACATTAAATTGGTGAAACTCCTGATACAGGGTTTGAACCCAAAAAATTCCTCTAacgccacagatgctgctcgacccgccgagttcctccagcatgctgATTCTTGCTCTAGATTTCAGCACatacagtctcttgtgtctgcatTATACTAccttatatatttaaatataaaaTAATCATAAGTTCCCTTTTATAAGCCATTTTAACGTTTAGAACATCTCAAATTGCTTTACGGACAACAAAATATAATTTGTGGACTTCTGGTTGCAGGTTCAAAACACTTCTTAAATTCTTCATATGAACATATCTGTTTAAAATGGGAATAGTGTTAACATTTTCATTGTAAGTTGCAGTAAAATTTGTAATGGCCTATTCCAATTGTGGAATCCCCTTTCACAAAGTTTTTCTCAGTCTGATTGTCCATTAGACAGTACAAAATACCTGTATTAGAGTCATAGTCTACAGAACAGAAATGAACTCTGGTCCAACTGGTTCATGCTGATCAAGAGTACAGTCTTAAAGCCATATAATAcaactagtcccaatttcctgcattcggcTCATATTCCTCCAAGCCCTGACCCTCTCTGTATCTATCCAGGTGCTTTTTAAATTACACTATTGTTCATTCTGTGTACTGACCaccctttatataaaaaaagttttCCTTCACATCCCTTTTAAATCCAAATCTTCCCTCTCATCCTAAATCTATGCCCCTGGTTTTAgattcccctaccctgggaaaagacaGTAACCAACCACCctaccaatgcctctcataatcttaaagatttctgtaaggtcacccctcattctcctatcttgcaaggaataaagacctagcctCTTAGTACAACACTGGGCCTCTTGTCCAGGCAAcattattgaaaatcttttctgcactctttccagttttaaccacattcttcctataacagggtgccAAATCTGTACgatatactccaagtgcagcctcacgaATGACTTGTACAAATGGAAAGTAATGACCGAACTCCTATTCTGATTGCACTGACTGTTGAAGACCAGCATGCTAAACAACTTttctcaccaccctgtctacctgtgatgccattttgtACTCCTAGATTAGAGCTCAATTACAGTCCTTTGTGCCTTACAATTCAGAGTACAAGTCTACACTGGATGGACTTTCTAAAATACATCACATTAAAGATTAAAGCTttgctttgtttgtcacatgtacattgaagcatacattgaaatgcatcatttgcatcaacagccAACACAGTCCATGCtggggggcagtctgcaagtatAAGCATGCATCATGTGATAACATaacatgcctacaacttactaataCTAATCCATACTGCTTTTGGCCCATATAGCTTAAACTTTCCTGTATTAATATCTATTTATCACTCCTATCCActttcctgactgatgaagatccCCTGCAAACTATAATAACCTTCCTCACTATGAACAACACCTCAGAATTCCATGTGATTCGCAAACTTACTGaccaactctgtctatccctcaGAATCCTAACCAGTAATGTAGCATGACTGCTGACCAGCCTGTAAGTCCCAGGCTTGCCTTTACTTCTTAAACAATGGGAAAAAAAACACTAGCCACCTTCCAGTCTTTAACAACATAACTAGCGGCTAATGATGAAGCATACATCTCTGCAAGGGCCTCTGCAATAGCTTCCCAGAAGGTCTGAAGATGCACTCAGcaagtcctggggatttatccaccttaatgtgcTGTAAGGCTGCAAATTCTTCCTCCCTGGCAATACAAAAGTCCTTCAAAACTTCTCCACTTGTTTCTCTTATCTCCTGAGCGACAATTATGTTTTTTTCCCTCAGTAAACACTGAGGAGAAAAACTCATTAAAAATCTCACCCATCTCCCGTGGGTGGAGATATTGGCAACCCAACTGATCTCTAAGCGGATCTACCCTCTTCCTAACCACCCCTTCACTTTTAATATTTTCGTAGAACCTTTTCTGCAAATCTGTCTCCTGCCCTCTCTTTGTCCACCTCATTTCCCTTTGAGTATTCTTAATCTTTTTATAAACATCAAATAAGTCAATTGTCCCCAACCatgcttcccaacctggggtccacagacctcttggTTAATAGTGGGGATCCATGGcctaaaaaagtttgggaactcctGTTCTAAACCAAATGTGTGATTCCTTCCTTTTCTACCAGCGTTTGGACAGAGTCTGAAAAGGTGGATTCAGCATGGGTTTATGCGTGGAaagtcatatttgacaaatcttttACAATTTTGTGAAGCGATAACCTAAATAGTAGTCGAGGGTAGGGCAATGGACTTGCCTgcttggactttagcaaggttaTCAAGCTTTGTCAATGTTTCACATATTAGGTTGGTCGGGAAGGTTTGGCCACATGGAATCCAAATAGAGCTACTTAGGTTGATTCAAAATTGGTTGGGAGGTAGGAAGCAgagcagagagtggtggttgaGGACTGTTTCTCGGATTGAAGGCCAGTAACTAATGGTGTGTTATAGGGGTTGGTGCAGGGATGCTTGTTATTTATATACATGATTTTGATGCAAGTGCACAAAGGTTCATCAGTAACAGGGACATGCTGTTTCTGAACTCTTCATATCACAATCTTAGAAGATACCCACTTGCCATTCA
This window harbors:
- the npnta gene encoding nephronectin a isoform X1 — its product is MTDVRHVSAKDSVVADVLSRPNIHALSQGVDFEALAEAQQADEEIPSYRTAVSGLQLQDLPIGPGERTLLCDVATGQPRPVVPANWRRHVFDSIHNLVHPSIRTTVRMVSSRFVWHGLCKQVSEWARTCMHCQTAKVQRHTKALPQQFHPTHRRFDHIHVDIVGPLPVSRGARHLLTIVDRFTRWPEAILLTDTTSKSCARALIATWVSRFGVPAHITSDRGAQFTSSLWSAMASLLGTQLHHTTAYHPQSNGLVERFHRHLKSALMARLRGANWADKLPWVLLGIRTVPKDDLHASSAGLVYGVPLVVPGEFIPAPRGQEEEPAAVLGRLRERLGDLSPIPTSQHGQNPTCVPKDLQNFPPHGRNNETLSTVYVENTTPAVTIKRTTATTPVVNSNPEVETERAVLTTNPTTVTTTATTMATTMAMTTTTSAAIIIIPTPVDNRIPSEVPRQRGDVFIPRQPGGNGALLELDIEMGITAEENDAGDDQDILVNSCNFDHGMCGWTQEKHAGLHWERVPDPSGRGWYLTLPVSNYKRREAAHLLLALGRKAHTGNLCLTFRHKLSGDSPGKIQVFVRRNGSYGYPLWERNRGHGWRTSRFTLRGPGLESVIFKGVQEKKRGIIGLDDISLQNGHCSGKPWGQ